A stretch of Camelus bactrianus isolate YW-2024 breed Bactrian camel chromosome 26, ASM4877302v1, whole genome shotgun sequence DNA encodes these proteins:
- the FGL1 gene encoding fibrinogen-like protein 1 isoform X1 codes for MSQTPYSWSVRESQILVVNAILGECRTFSSDQPVLPMGKMVKMFGFILVTTTLVMGKATWALENCLQEQARLRTQVYLLETRVKQQQVKIAQLLHEKELQFFDKGEENSVIDLGGKRQYADCSEIFNDGYKQSGFYKIKPLQSPVEFSVYCDMSDGGGWTVIQRRSDGSENFNRDWNDYENGFGNFVQKNGEYWLGNKNLHLLTTQGDYTLKIDLADFERNSRYAQYKNFKVGDEKNSYELHFGEYSGTAGDSLAGNFHPEVQWWASHQRMKFSTWDRDNDNYEGNCAKEDQSGWWFNRCHSANLNGLYHSGPYTANTDNGVVWHTWHGWWYSLKSVVMKIRPNDFVPNVV; via the exons ATGAGCCAAACACCATACAGCTGGTCAGTGAGAGAATCACAAATACTAGTCGTTAACGCCATCTTGGGTGAATGCCGTACTTTTTCTTCAGACCAACCAG TTCTTCCAATGGGAAAAATGGTGAAGATGTTCGGTTTCATCCTTGTCACCACTACCCTGGTAATGGGCAAGGCAACCTGG GCTCTCGAGAACTGCCTTCAGGAGCAGGCGCGGCTCAGAACCCAGGTGTACCTGCTTGAGACCCGGGTCAAACAGCAACAGGTCAAGATCGCGCAGCTTTTGCATGAGAAGGAACTCCAGTTCTTCGATAAAGGAGAGGAGAACAGTGTCATTGACCTTGGAGGCAAGAGGCAATACGCAG ATTGTTCAGAGATTTTCAATGATGGATATAAGCAGAGTGGATTTTACAAAATCAAACCTCTCCAGAGCCCAGTGGAATTCTCTGTTTATTGTGACATGTCTGATGGAGGAGGATGGACTGTGATTCAAAGGCGATCTGATGGCAGTGAGAACTTTAACAG agactGGAATGACTATGAAAATGGTTTTGGAAATTTTGTCCAAAAAAATGGTGAATATTGGCTGGGTAATAAGAATCTTCACTTACTGACCACACAAG gagACTACACGTTAAAAATTGACCTTGCAGATTTTGAAAGAAATAGTCGTtatgcacaatataaaaatttcaaagttgGAGATGAAAAG aattccTATGAGTTGCATTTTGGGGAATATTCTGGAACAGCTGGAGACTCCCTTGCAGGGAATTTTCATCCCGAGGTGCAATGGTGGGCTAGTCACCAAAGAATGAAATTCAGCACATGGGACAGAGATAATGACAACTACGAAGGGAACTGTGCGAAAGAGGATCAGTCCGGCTGGTGGTTTAACAG GTGTCACTCTGCAAACCTGAATGGTTTATACCACAGCGGCCCCTACACAGCTAACACGGACAATGGCGTTGTCTGGCACACCTGGCATGGATGGTGGTATTCTTTGAAATCTGTGGTTATGAAAATTAGGCCAAATGATTTTGTTCCAAATGTTGTTTAA
- the FGL1 gene encoding fibrinogen-like protein 1 isoform X3, giving the protein MGKMVKMFGFILVTTTLVMGKATWALENCLQEQARLRTQVYLLETRVKQQQVKIAQLLHEKELQFFDKGEENSVIDLGGKRQYADCSEIFNDGYKQSGFYKIKPLQSPVEFSVYCDMSDGGGWTVIQRRSDGSENFNRDWNDYENGFGNFVQKNGEYWLGNKNLHLLTTQGDYTLKIDLADFERNSRYAQYKNFKVGDEKNSYELHFGEYSGTAGDSLAGNFHPEVQWWASHQRMKFSTWDRDNDNYEGNCAKEDQSGWWFNRCHSANLNGLYHSGPYTANTDNGVVWHTWHGWWYSLKSVVMKIRPNDFVPNVV; this is encoded by the exons ATGGGAAAAATGGTGAAGATGTTCGGTTTCATCCTTGTCACCACTACCCTGGTAATGGGCAAGGCAACCTGG GCTCTCGAGAACTGCCTTCAGGAGCAGGCGCGGCTCAGAACCCAGGTGTACCTGCTTGAGACCCGGGTCAAACAGCAACAGGTCAAGATCGCGCAGCTTTTGCATGAGAAGGAACTCCAGTTCTTCGATAAAGGAGAGGAGAACAGTGTCATTGACCTTGGAGGCAAGAGGCAATACGCAG ATTGTTCAGAGATTTTCAATGATGGATATAAGCAGAGTGGATTTTACAAAATCAAACCTCTCCAGAGCCCAGTGGAATTCTCTGTTTATTGTGACATGTCTGATGGAGGAGGATGGACTGTGATTCAAAGGCGATCTGATGGCAGTGAGAACTTTAACAG agactGGAATGACTATGAAAATGGTTTTGGAAATTTTGTCCAAAAAAATGGTGAATATTGGCTGGGTAATAAGAATCTTCACTTACTGACCACACAAG gagACTACACGTTAAAAATTGACCTTGCAGATTTTGAAAGAAATAGTCGTtatgcacaatataaaaatttcaaagttgGAGATGAAAAG aattccTATGAGTTGCATTTTGGGGAATATTCTGGAACAGCTGGAGACTCCCTTGCAGGGAATTTTCATCCCGAGGTGCAATGGTGGGCTAGTCACCAAAGAATGAAATTCAGCACATGGGACAGAGATAATGACAACTACGAAGGGAACTGTGCGAAAGAGGATCAGTCCGGCTGGTGGTTTAACAG GTGTCACTCTGCAAACCTGAATGGTTTATACCACAGCGGCCCCTACACAGCTAACACGGACAATGGCGTTGTCTGGCACACCTGGCATGGATGGTGGTATTCTTTGAAATCTGTGGTTATGAAAATTAGGCCAAATGATTTTGTTCCAAATGTTGTTTAA
- the FGL1 gene encoding fibrinogen-like protein 1 isoform X2, with the protein MEVHPSPQFLPMGKMVKMFGFILVTTTLVMGKATWALENCLQEQARLRTQVYLLETRVKQQQVKIAQLLHEKELQFFDKGEENSVIDLGGKRQYADCSEIFNDGYKQSGFYKIKPLQSPVEFSVYCDMSDGGGWTVIQRRSDGSENFNRDWNDYENGFGNFVQKNGEYWLGNKNLHLLTTQGDYTLKIDLADFERNSRYAQYKNFKVGDEKNSYELHFGEYSGTAGDSLAGNFHPEVQWWASHQRMKFSTWDRDNDNYEGNCAKEDQSGWWFNRCHSANLNGLYHSGPYTANTDNGVVWHTWHGWWYSLKSVVMKIRPNDFVPNVV; encoded by the exons ATGGAGGTGCACCCTTCTCCCCAAT TTCTTCCAATGGGAAAAATGGTGAAGATGTTCGGTTTCATCCTTGTCACCACTACCCTGGTAATGGGCAAGGCAACCTGG GCTCTCGAGAACTGCCTTCAGGAGCAGGCGCGGCTCAGAACCCAGGTGTACCTGCTTGAGACCCGGGTCAAACAGCAACAGGTCAAGATCGCGCAGCTTTTGCATGAGAAGGAACTCCAGTTCTTCGATAAAGGAGAGGAGAACAGTGTCATTGACCTTGGAGGCAAGAGGCAATACGCAG ATTGTTCAGAGATTTTCAATGATGGATATAAGCAGAGTGGATTTTACAAAATCAAACCTCTCCAGAGCCCAGTGGAATTCTCTGTTTATTGTGACATGTCTGATGGAGGAGGATGGACTGTGATTCAAAGGCGATCTGATGGCAGTGAGAACTTTAACAG agactGGAATGACTATGAAAATGGTTTTGGAAATTTTGTCCAAAAAAATGGTGAATATTGGCTGGGTAATAAGAATCTTCACTTACTGACCACACAAG gagACTACACGTTAAAAATTGACCTTGCAGATTTTGAAAGAAATAGTCGTtatgcacaatataaaaatttcaaagttgGAGATGAAAAG aattccTATGAGTTGCATTTTGGGGAATATTCTGGAACAGCTGGAGACTCCCTTGCAGGGAATTTTCATCCCGAGGTGCAATGGTGGGCTAGTCACCAAAGAATGAAATTCAGCACATGGGACAGAGATAATGACAACTACGAAGGGAACTGTGCGAAAGAGGATCAGTCCGGCTGGTGGTTTAACAG GTGTCACTCTGCAAACCTGAATGGTTTATACCACAGCGGCCCCTACACAGCTAACACGGACAATGGCGTTGTCTGGCACACCTGGCATGGATGGTGGTATTCTTTGAAATCTGTGGTTATGAAAATTAGGCCAAATGATTTTGTTCCAAATGTTGTTTAA